A part of Oncorhynchus kisutch isolate 150728-3 linkage group LG2, Okis_V2, whole genome shotgun sequence genomic DNA contains:
- the LOC109870125 gene encoding tetraspanin-7-like isoform X2, which translates to MQSCRLPITGAILLAVGVWGKFMIGPYISLIAENTTNAPYVLIGTGTVIIVFGLFGCFATCRGSPWMLKLYVMFLSLVFLAELVAGISGFVFRHEIKGTFLRTYTDAVLNYDAEDEKSLAVDNVQSSLRCCGVNNYTSWLGSVYYPANGFPLSCCSNSSDCSPQDLRNTTINHTKVYQQGCYELVTSFLETNMAIIAGVTFGIAFSQLIGMLLACCLSRIITANQYEMV; encoded by the exons ATGCAGAGCTGTAGGCTACCC ATCACAGGAGCGATCCTCTTGGCAGTGGGAGTATGGGGGAAGTTTATGATCGGCCCGTATATCTCTCTGATAGCTGAGAACACCACCAACGCTCCGTACGTCCTCATCGGCACTGGGACTGTCATCATCGTCTTTGGCCTGTTCGGATGCTTCGCCACCTGCAGGGGGAGCCCATGGATGCTCAAACtg TATGTAATGTTCTTGTCCCTGGTGTTCCTAGCTGAGTTGGTGGCTGGGATCTCTGGCTTTGTTTTTCGTCATGAG ATAAAAGGTACCTTCCTGAGGACGTATACTGACGCCGTGTTGAATTATGATGCTGAGGATGAGAAGAGCCTGGCTGTGGACAACGTCCAAAGCAGC ctgCGTTGCTGTGGGGTGAACAACTACACCAGCTGGTTGGGCAGTGTGTACTACCCTGCTAACGGTTTTCCCCTGAGCTGCTGCTCCAACTCCTCTGACTGCAGCCCTCAGGACCTCCGCAACACCACCATAAACCACACCAAGGTCTACCAGCAG ggTTGTTATGAACTGGTAACCTCCTTCCTTGAGACCAACATGGCCATCATCGCGGGAGTAACATTTGGAATTGCCTTCTCACAG ttgatTGGCATGTTGCTGGCCTGCTGTCTGTCCAGGATCATTACTGCTAATCAGTATGAGATGGTGTAG
- the LOC109870125 gene encoding tetraspanin-7-like isoform X1 — METKPVITFLKTLLIVYSFVFWITGAILLAVGVWGKFMIGPYISLIAENTTNAPYVLIGTGTVIIVFGLFGCFATCRGSPWMLKLYVMFLSLVFLAELVAGISGFVFRHEIKGTFLRTYTDAVLNYDAEDEKSLAVDNVQSSLRCCGVNNYTSWLGSVYYPANGFPLSCCSNSSDCSPQDLRNTTINHTKVYQQGCYELVTSFLETNMAIIAGVTFGIAFSQLIGMLLACCLSRIITANQYEMV; from the exons ATGGAGACCAAACCAGTGATAACCTTTCTCAAAACCCTCCTCATCGTTTACTCCTTCGTGTTTTGG ATCACAGGAGCGATCCTCTTGGCAGTGGGAGTATGGGGGAAGTTTATGATCGGCCCGTATATCTCTCTGATAGCTGAGAACACCACCAACGCTCCGTACGTCCTCATCGGCACTGGGACTGTCATCATCGTCTTTGGCCTGTTCGGATGCTTCGCCACCTGCAGGGGGAGCCCATGGATGCTCAAACtg TATGTAATGTTCTTGTCCCTGGTGTTCCTAGCTGAGTTGGTGGCTGGGATCTCTGGCTTTGTTTTTCGTCATGAG ATAAAAGGTACCTTCCTGAGGACGTATACTGACGCCGTGTTGAATTATGATGCTGAGGATGAGAAGAGCCTGGCTGTGGACAACGTCCAAAGCAGC ctgCGTTGCTGTGGGGTGAACAACTACACCAGCTGGTTGGGCAGTGTGTACTACCCTGCTAACGGTTTTCCCCTGAGCTGCTGCTCCAACTCCTCTGACTGCAGCCCTCAGGACCTCCGCAACACCACCATAAACCACACCAAGGTCTACCAGCAG ggTTGTTATGAACTGGTAACCTCCTTCCTTGAGACCAACATGGCCATCATCGCGGGAGTAACATTTGGAATTGCCTTCTCACAG ttgatTGGCATGTTGCTGGCCTGCTGTCTGTCCAGGATCATTACTGCTAATCAGTATGAGATGGTGTAG